aagaaaatacaaccgcaaaaaaagaagaaaaaaaaaatgagtccgaaataaaaaatttgtttgataattttcttGGAAATAATTCTATAAATTACTTGAgttcttttataaataaaacaaatgtaAATGAAAACTCTGGTGagaatacaaaaaatgatattagaaacatatttgaaaatattaatagaaataatttaaatgaaaaaaaggtGAACAATGTTATAAATTTGGAGCAAACAagatttgataaaaaatatcacaACAATATAATTAGTTTTGAAAGAACACggaatgtaaaaaaagacGAAATAAAACctcaaaataaattaaaaattgaaaagaaagaggaaaataaatataaagggCATTTAGTAAATTCACCACTTAAAACTTCTAAAAATGTagagaatataataaatgtaaaaaaggTACTTCAAAATACGAAAAATGTCGATATAAAAGATTTAGATAAACTGATTAATCgttttaataatgaaattgtagacagaacaaaaaaattagaaaattttatcgacaaaaataaaataaaaaatgattataatgaaaacattttaatgCTAGAAAATTTGAATAAGGAAATGAAAGTTATAGAAAcaagttttaaaaaaaatgatcctttgtatgaattatatatatcaaagaaagaaaagaaaaagatgtATTGTTCcttgttatttttaaaaaatttcttTACTTgtctaaaaaattttacagATTTTCTTGATAAATCTGAACAAAGTTataaacaattaaaaattggCGAATCATTAATGTATTTAAGAAATTGTAAGACACATTTTTTGGTAATAAAATCGATATTCAAATATGTCAAAAGTAGGTCTTATGATTATTTAAGTGAAgatattaatgaaaaaggtaaaaatgaaatgaaaAGGGAAGAAATTGCTCAAAGCAATGAAATTATAGAAGGCATTtcaaaggaaaaaatattagctccatcaaatgatgaaaaactCAACATAAATAAGCCAGGGAATAAAACAGGTGATGATAATATCAAATATAGCAAATCAAATTCCTTTAGTAGAAAACctgataaaaatgttgaaattaaattaatggATGAAATAAGAAAACTGTTTATTGATGAAAGTGTGTCATCAAGtgatagtaataataataaagtaaaatttataaaagaaacaaaatgtaaatatgaaggtatattaaataatctaAAGAATGTGattaacataatttttaacaaaatgtttgtctttgataataatataaaaatatataaatacatatatttaaatggaagttctattttttcaagtgatacttataaaaatgaagaaaaaattacatatGATATGTTTTGGTATTTTGCTTATATATTGAAGaaacataattattatttaaaaataataaaaaatcatctattttttaatatatttaaattaatggttttatattattgtatCACAGAAAATCTGAACCCAAATgatgtaataaataatatccCCTCtattaaacatataaattcgctaacatataaaaatattaaaaagtgtGTTTCAGATGTAATTAAGAGAATTGGAATAGAACCATCACCAAATAgctattttaattattataaaaaatataaaagttatatattttctgaagaaaatgaacatatggataatataaaatatggtaCACcatcaaaaaaagaaataataaatatttcttgGTGTGATATTAGCttaaatgattatatagttgaaaaagatgattttatatttattgatatcgaaaatttttttaattgctTTATTTTGTCAAGTAATAGTTCTAATAATGAGGGTggacaaaaaatattaaaatatggcAAAAAATCTCTTTCCTCATTtgaatcaaataaaaaccGGGTTGTTGAAAAGGATATGAACAATACCGGTTTGAAAGGTAAAATGTCAAGATCTAATACTGATCTTGGAAATCTAgataaaaatcaaaatgacaccaaaaataatgatgactCTTCTGCGATGGGTGTAGAAAAggatgatttttttttggcgTTATCAAAAGGCTTATtagaattttataatattgcagaattattattttctataaaaaatgatgaaaaaaaaaataaaaaattagataTAGATATAGAAGGAGAATTCAATATCGAGGAGTTAGtaaattcttttaatttttattttgaaaatatgcaaaatgaagaaaagtGTGATAAAGTTTATTTTAACGAATACGAATATGATTTTAAGGATACCGAAGAAAAACTatgtaatataaaagagaaattaaaaaggaaatatgaatatattaaaaatgtaaacaATGATGATAATGTACTACGAGACAAAGAAATATTCCcactttatattttaaataaagaattaaatgaaaatatatttttattttttcatgaaattaatatgaaacgaaataacttaaaaaacattttgaatgtgtattatatttacaagtGGAAACAAGAAGAAGACaaattttatcttttaaataatgaaattttaaaaaataatttttttcattaccTTAATTATACTTATTCTATactaaatgatatatttttatataaggATGAACaagattatattttaatagaCGAAAAAACAGATAACTATTTGTTAAGCCTATTTTTTGACACCATCGAAGGAAACAATTACAATTTAAAGGATGTAAAAAATCTCGATTTTGAGGATGTGCTAAATTGGGTTGAGAAAAACCATGTCCTTTTAAAAGACAttataaaagaagaaacaaaaaaaatgaattcagaagaattaataaataataaagaacgatccaaaaatagaaaagatgaaaacaatgaaaaaaaaaatacagtATCTCAAGATTCAAATcaaaatagtataaatgtaatgattaaaacaaataatatagactgtattcatattcataaaaaaattctatTTATAGTGTTTGAAATTTATCAGATTGTCCATTTctctataaaattattacttaATATTCAAAAGCAGAAAAATATGAGCTCTGtagaaaaaggaaatatgaacgaaaataaaataaaatacattattagcattaatttaatattattttgttataaagttataaaatatatttataatttgttctTAAGCTATtcctattttattttccgtTTTTCATCAGTctcaaatttaaataataaagagtTTTTGTtatgtataattaataataatatatttttaaaaaaaatatttgaaaatatttatgatgtttatttaaattataaagagttattcaatttttatataaatcaaaacgaaattatatttgaaatggatcacataaaaaaaagcgacatttttcaaaaacaatatatagaCACATTTAACACAAACATGGGAATATATTCCACTAATTTggatgatgaaaataaaaacaaggttgataataatatatgttatgAAGATagaataacaaaaaataaaataattgatgGTATGactaatgaagaaaaatataatagatatgatgatgataataaacccgcaaaaaataattcatctGTATATAGGgatgaatttttaataaataaaaaaatacacgaggttgatgaaaaaaaaaatacattgaacttatcaaaaaatgtaaaatttttatgtgtaaacaaaataagcatatttaaaaatatgcatttatatattgataAGTTCTAcataaatttagaaaattttaaaaatatgtttgttaatatttacaaagaacaaatatataaattattaaaacaaaataataatgtgatggaagataattttttgatacATACTTCAAAAATAGCTAATGtgatttttgatttttttcaaatacgAGATTTATGTAAATCAATACATAAAGACATTATATTACGTATTATTgactatttattttatcacatAAATCAGTATATTTTGGAGTATATActagaaaaaacaaaattaaatgatgatGAAAGAAATTCTATTCATGAAaaatttatctttattcAAAATAGTTTATCTTTTATTCTGGAAGATTATAAAGGTATGTGcatgttttttatacataattgCAAGAATGTGGTATTACCtataagaaataatatatttttttacaagcATAAACATTATTGgcatactttttttttgcttttatAGATAATGAATTTGACCCGAAAAACATGATTGTAGAAGAAGAAAAcacttatttaaaaatatctgATGATGATCCAGTTTGCTTAATaagcttaaaaaaaaacagaatattatttttattacttttttgcaaaattaaatatattttaagtgcaaaaaaaacaatattagAATTATACGATACAGAAATCGTTCATCTGTTGCTATCGaataatatgcatgtatGTGACGATGAAAAATTTGATgctataataaatgaatttatataaattattaattttatttacttgtatttgtatttctttatattttttaattgacATTactttgtattattatattgatttatataccttttattgtttttaaaaacaaattaatgtGCTTATTCCCGAGCATTACATAAGGTAGGGTGATTATGGAAACGTCACTTTATCGTATGTCTTTACAAATATGCATGTTATATTAGCACATGCGACACTACTTTAGGGTATATATaagcattatatatagtgtGTATGTAATGTTGTATACTTAAACATAtgaatgatatttttttaatgtttttgTCCATGAGTATTTTTTCATAGATAATTCCTTGCTTTATCTTCAtggatttattatttcataaaattctATACTTGTATTATCTTAATttacatcattttttttcgatacaaattttaaaaaacacaTGGCGCAAAGCATGTGGTAATTTTCTGTATTACTTTTAAAAGCTTATGCATCACCTTCTTTTCAAAGcaatcataaaaataataaatttattactaAGACATTTACAATAGTATCAATATAAGTATTAGTATAAATCTTAATactttacaaaataatgtttAATTAAAACGGGTGAAAAACAAAGAGGGTTGaagcaaaataaataaattaaaaaactaTTAATAGTAACgctgaaaaaaataatacaaaaacgaaaaaatggaaaaaaaaagttaaatccaaatgcataaataacataatttacactgaaaataaattagcTATTAGCATTTGTGGggattgataaaaaaaattatgctaataaaataaaaaggttaattattatcaaacAAAATCAATGTGGAAGACATAAAAAATCCACTTATAAATCCTAAAATATGGTTAAAATGACTAACATTTTCTAAAAGTaaagatgataaaaatgaatagaAAATGTTATAGAGGAAGCCTgtattcataatataattatttttaaaataaaaaaaaatcatatgtGTTATATACATTCCATATAGGGAATATATAGCTGAACTGCTTccacatattattttattgggCTTATTTAAAGGTATATCACGactataataattttgatcGATTAtgtcttttaaaaatatatctttttttagtGGTTtcatatagtatatataagatATTAAGTTGGAAAGAAATCcagataataaatatgtaataagTATTTGGCTATTTGAATAAATTGGCGATATCATTCTGTATATGGACATTAGTGAActcatattaaaatataaatgtaagatatttttatggataaaaatagatgaaaatagtgttttataattcttatttttatatatatcataataattacaTTGATATTTTTCTGCTTTCTGTTcatcttttatttgaaCTAAATTCCCtttagtaaaaaatatttttttttcttcatttttatcaaccctatttaaatataaataaagcaGTGTGTTTATTACTATGAGTATTCTGTCtaatttacatttattaaataaataattgtagTATATAAATCTATTAggaaatttaatttttacattatttgaaatattttcaagCAAATTGGCTATTTTCTCTTTATCTTTCACAGTATTAAATAAACTTAAAGCGCTTTCcttaaatgaatatatctTCTTCTCTacattgttatattttttgaatcgATATACTttgtattcattttttaaaataggatttttagtatttataaatgCAGTTATTCCTTtggaatttattttgttataatgCAACGAATTCCCtcttgtaatatatattataaatatcagCAAAATTGAAAGATTcattcttaaaaaaatcgcATGATGtctcttttatattattccaTGGATAAATATGGTATCAATGCCTGTatgtaatattaatatctGTTTATTCTTCGAAAACCATGTATATGTGCGTGTgtgatatatatgtttaaaacttttgtaaatatattttgtgttaatcataatacatattttacaaccaattattttgtatatcaactcttaattcatttttactttttttaaatatattttattatatgtacattCATAATTGTCtcctttttcataaaaacatattttattgtagTTCTGCCTACTTGTATTTCTTTCTTTAGGGAATCAATATGGCTGCTTTAcagcaaaaaatatttttgaatagaacaaaaaatatatgctaatgaggtatgcatatatgtgtattaCTTTTCTTGTCACGCCCTCTTTTCTGTTTCAAATGATATTTTGTGGCGTTTTGGCAAATGGATAGATATACATACACATTACtacaaacatatttttataatccaCATATGCAAattacatatgcatatatctatacatccatatatatataatatgtgtGTGCTAAAATTAGCAAGttgtaaattttcattttaaaagaaaaaaaattatcatgcTACccgtttaaaaaaattcacaAGAAACAATTAGAtttgttaaataaataatttcagtgataaaatttacaatatgaagaaaattatatatatttgttaaaattTGCGTTCGAACgaaaaatttgtatttttaaaaattattaaataagtattaaaaaattactaTATCTCCAATGAAAATACAaggtatataattttttttgcttaaatttttatttcatctaatctttaaaatgtaatataGCATGGATTTATTATACATGTAAATTATgtgtattaaataaaaaaattgtccaaataaaaacaattttaatatacatatattcgtaaaaaatggaaaattgcacttttttttaatttttcttcagttttattttttttttaattaaattttcatttattttttttcatttgttcAAATTAAATGcctaattatttaaatgaatatttaaattttaaatcattaaaaaaaaatataatacccatatatcaaataatttcCCCTTCGTCTGCATTAAATCAAAGTATAGtatataagcatatacataatatctGTGTGAAAGTTtaatttattgtattttttgaagTAATGTTATTGattttatataagtatTCCAAAATGTGCAGTTTAATTTCAGTATTTATGGAAAGGaatgttatttatta
This genomic interval from Plasmodium chabaudi chabaudi strain AS genome assembly, chromosome: 11 contains the following:
- a CDS encoding rhomboid protease ROM7, putative, which gives rise to MNLSILLIFIIYITRGNSLHYNKINSKGITAFINTKNPILKNEYKVYRFKKYNNVEKKIYSFKESALSLFNTVKDKEKIANLLENISNNVKIKFPNRFIYYNYLFNKCKLDRILIVINTLLYLYLNRVDKNEEKKIFFTKGNLVQIKDEQKAEKYQCNYYDIYKNKNYKTLFSSIFIHKNILHLYFNMSSLMSIYRMISPIYSNSQILITYLLSGFLSNLISYIYYMKPLKKDIFLKDIIDQNYYSRDIPLNKPNKIICGSSSAIYSLYGMYITHMIFFYFKNNYIMNTGFLYNIFYSFLSSLLLENVSHFNHILGFISGFFMSSTLILFDNN